A stretch of DNA from Candidatus Poribacteria bacterium:
ATAAAGCCATCACCTTAGACCAAAGTGAGGCTTCGCAGTGGCCCATTATTGATGATGAGGTTACCGAAGCCGTCGTCAACCAATTGCAGAGCGGGGAGATCTCGTTCTCAGATACGATTTACAAGTTCGAGGAGGAATTTGCCGCTTATCACGGTGTTAAGTATGCTCTAGCGCATAACAACGGAACCGCCTCGATTCATGGGGCGTTGTTCGGGGTTGGGGTGGGCCCCGGCGATGAGGTCATCACCCCTGCGGCGACGTTTTGGGGGACGTATATGCCCATCCTTTCCTGTCAGGCGATCCCGGTCTTCTGCGATATTGATCCGTTCACCGGTTGCGCTGACCCAGAAGATATAGAACGGCGGATTTCCTCCTGCACAAAAGCGGTCATTGTCGTCCATCTTGGTGGGATGCCGGCGGAGATGGATACTATTATGGAAATTGCAAAGCGTCACAATATCTTCGTGGTTGAAGATTGCTCGCACGCTCACGGCGCAACCTACAAAGGCAAAAAGGTCGGGACAATCGGAGATGTGGGTTGTTTCAGTATGCAGGGGGGAAAACTCTTACCGAGCGGCGAAGGTGGTGTGATGATCACGGATAACTTAGACTATTACGAGCGGGCAATCTGTCTAGGACACTATGAACGGATTCGCGACCTTCCCGAAGAAAAGTATCGCAAGTATGCTAGGACCTGCTTTGGATACAAATACCGTATCGCCCCAATTTCTGCCGCTATTGCACGTGTCCAGCTCCGACATCTCGATGAACGTAACAAATGCCGTGACGATAATGTGATGTATCTGATGGACGGTATTGCAGAGTGTCCGGGAATCTATCCAATCAAGCCTTCAACCGATAACTTCCGCGGGTATTATAGCCGTCCCTATATCCGCTATGCCTCTGAAGAACTCGGTGGATTGTCAAAAGAGAAATTCATCGAAGCGCTACAGGCGGAAGGCGCGAGCGTGAGCAGCAGCGCACTGGGAGGCAGTGATCACCTGTCAGCAGTGTTCCAAGAACGGAACCACCCTGCTTTCACGCGCCCTGAAAATAAACGAGCAGTAGCATATCAGGAAGGAGATCTGCCCGTTTCTGAGAATCCGCGCGAAGACCTGTTCACCATTCCGGTCTTCTCCAGACCCAATAAGGCGCTGTTAGATCAGTATATCGAAGCCTTTCGGAAGGTTGCGACTCATGTCGCAGAATTGGTCTGAAGAGGATAAAGCGATAAAACGTGAAGCGTGAATTTCTTACATTTTACATTTTTAGGGGACTTACGCAGCCCGCAGGGAACAACGATCGTTGTTCCCTACAGTCTGAAGCGCATAAATCCTGACGTTTTACATTTTGTGATTTCTGGATTGACCGCAATTTGCAATTAGCAGCGCATCATCGATCGTAGAGTTGCGCAACCTGTTCGGCGTAACCGTTGTAGAGCAGCGTATCGCGTCTTTTCCACATGAAGGCTGGGCCGTTACCAATCATCCGTTCGGAGGCTTGTGACCACCGTGGGTGCGGCACGTCGGGTTCCACATTCGCCTCAAAACCGTATTCGTGCGACTGAAGGGTATTCCAGAACGTCTTCGGTTGATAGTTGAGAAACTCAATTTTTACGATAGACTTAGCACCTTTGAACCCATACTTCCACGGTATGACTTGGCGGATGGGGGCACCGTGCTGCTTTGGAAGTTCGTGACCGTAGATACCGATGGCAAAAAACGCTAGATCGTTTGCCATTTCGTCGGTACGGAGCCCCTCTGTATAGGGCCAAGGGTGAGACGTACGACGTCCTGGTCCTTTATTAATCTTCCGATTGTAATATGAGATGAAGCGAACGTATCTCGCCTCAGAGGTCGGCTCAACATCGTCAATGATGTGTTTCATCGTAAAACCGAGCCATGGAACAACCATCGCCCACGCCTCAACACAACGGAATCGATAGACCCGCTCTTCAAGGGGGAATTTATTCTTGAGGTCGTCCAAGTCATAGGTACGAGGATTACGGACTAAGCCGGTGACCTCGACTTTCCAGTTTTCGGTCGGCAATGCCTGCGCCGCTTCCCAGATCGATTTTGAACCGCCGAATTCATAGAAGTTATTATACTTGGCGGCAACCGCTTCGTCGGTGATGGGGCGATCAACTTTTGTAAAGGCTGGATTTCGTTCGACTGATTCAAATTTCATCAGATTCGGATCTATTTGGGGAGGTGTCTTTGCCTCCGATTCGGTTGCATAACCGAGCATGGATCCGCCGGCGATGCTCAAACCGGCACCGGCAAGCGTCCTCAAGAATCGCCGCCGATTGATAAAAGCAGCTTCTGGCGTAACCTCCCGCTCTGGGATTTCCCAAGTTTTTGGAATGTGGATGTTTGCCATGAGTTTATCCTTTCTTTCTGTTTTAATCTGTCCTACACTCTCCTACGCACGCTCCCACCGACTTGGGTTCATCCCCGGCGCTTCTTTTTTCATGTTTGGCGGTTTGTTGCCACCGTGATAATCCCAGTGACGGGTGTTGCGGTCGCCCAACAGCGGTCGGACAGCATCTGGCAGCTTCGCTAAATTTTCACCATCCCAAGTTGACACTTTGTCTTGGGGTCCCGCCCAGCCCGGACGATACGCTATAGCCAGCATTTCACGCGGATAGTCACCAACATTAGGATAGTTTCCGTGAAACACTTTGTGGTTAATCAACACCGCCGAACCCGCTTTCGCAGGGACCATCACCTCTTCGGGATGCGATTCAAAACGTTTGTANNNNNNNNNNNNNNNNNNNNNNNNNNNNNNNNNNNNNNNNNNNNNNNNNNNNNNNNNN
This window harbors:
- a CDS encoding DegT/DnrJ/EryC1/StrS family aminotransferase; the protein is KAITLDQSEASQWPIIDDEVTEAVVNQLQSGEISFSDTIYKFEEEFAAYHGVKYALAHNNGTASIHGALFGVGVGPGDEVITPAATFWGTYMPILSCQAIPVFCDIDPFTGCADPEDIERRISSCTKAVIVVHLGGMPAEMDTIMEIAKRHNIFVVEDCSHAHGATYKGKKVGTIGDVGCFSMQGGKLLPSGEGGVMITDNLDYYERAICLGHYERIRDLPEEKYRKYARTCFGYKYRIAPISAAIARVQLRHLDERNKCRDDNVMYLMDGIAECPGIYPIKPSTDNFRGYYSRPYIRYASEELGGLSKEKFIEALQAEGASVSSSALGGSDHLSAVFQERNHPAFTRPENKRAVAYQEGDLPVSENPREDLFTIPVFSRPNKALLDQYIEAFRKVATHVAELV
- the msrP gene encoding protein-methionine-sulfoxide reductase catalytic subunit MsrP; translation: MANIHIPKTWEIPEREVTPEAAFINRRRFLRTLAGAGLSIAGGSMLGYATESEAKTPPQIDPNLMKFESVERNPAFTKVDRPITDEAVAAKYNNFYEFGGSKSIWEAAQALPTENWKVEVTGLVRNPRTYDLDDLKNKFPLEERVYRFRCVEAWAMVVPWLGFTMKHIIDDVEPTSEARYVRFISYYNRKINKGPGRRTSHPWPYTEGLRTDEMANDLAFFAIGIYGHELPKQHGAPIRQVIPWKYGFKGAKSIVKIEFLNYQPKTFWNTLQSHEYGFEANVEPDVPHPRWSQASERMIGNGPAFMWKRRDTLLYNGYAEQVAQLYDR